In the genome of Nitrospirota bacterium, one region contains:
- a CDS encoding transposase yields MQNGNVAGLDLHKRFSQVCVMSQEGEEILNRSFKHTFEGLIEMSQALGGCSTVAMEACWGWEAMSDFLDGLGKHGMIFEGSDLFGVSGRKGLEERLSLFSEGYRGVIERALKVVAVLNELMVEIEARAKKRAKEDTIATLLQTIPGIGWWSAILIRYEIDDVERFPRPGKLVSYCGICPSVHGTGGPEKYRYGRMTKQGNAYLRHIFMEDAIPAKTSHKPWSLVYERVKAAKGGNVAKGAVAHRMVEAVYWVWKKRQAFHPRDMLDQGVSSKESSAPLLAS; encoded by the coding sequence ATGCAAAACGGAAACGTTGCAGGTCTTGACCTGCACAAGAGATTTTCGCAGGTTTGCGTGATGAGTCAAGAAGGAGAGGAGATTCTGAACCGATCGTTCAAGCACACGTTCGAGGGTTTGATTGAGATGAGCCAGGCCCTTGGAGGATGTTCGACGGTGGCGATGGAGGCCTGCTGGGGGTGGGAGGCGATGAGTGATTTTCTTGACGGGTTGGGCAAGCACGGGATGATCTTCGAGGGATCGGACTTGTTTGGGGTCTCGGGCCGAAAAGGGTTGGAGGAAAGGCTTTCTCTTTTCTCCGAGGGATACCGGGGGGTGATCGAGAGGGCCCTCAAGGTGGTCGCCGTGTTGAATGAGCTGATGGTGGAGATTGAGGCGAGGGCAAAGAAGAGGGCGAAGGAGGACACGATCGCCACGCTTCTCCAGACCATCCCCGGGATCGGATGGTGGAGTGCGATCTTGATTCGCTACGAGATCGACGACGTGGAGCGATTTCCCCGTCCCGGCAAGCTGGTGTCGTACTGCGGGATTTGTCCGAGTGTGCATGGGACGGGCGGGCCGGAGAAGTATCGGTACGGTCGGATGACCAAACAGGGAAATGCGTATCTTCGGCACATCTTCATGGAGGACGCGATCCCCGCCAAGACCTCTCATAAGCCTTGGAGCCTGGTGTATGAGCGGGTGAAGGCGGCTAAGGGAGGCAACGTGGCCAAGGGGGCGGTGGCGCACCGGATGGTGGAGGCGGTCTACTGGGTGTGGAAGAAGCGGCAAGCTTTTCATCCGCGAGACATGTTGGATCAGGGGGTTAGTTCCAAGGAGAGTTCCGCTCCCCTACTGGCCTCGTAG
- a CDS encoding DedA family protein, protein MLFKLYRWVLSWAEHPAGSWALFLIAVAESSFFPIPPDVLQIALGLSKPRRSFIYASISSAGSVLGGIAGYFIGYFLFETVGRRIIDFYHLQATFEQVGGYYRAQAFWWIFIAAFTPIPYKVFTVAAGVYHAYVPLWVLLAASAVGRPARFFLVGALIYKFGPPIKSFIDKYLNLLTIVFTVLLVGGFLLIKYLAG, encoded by the coding sequence ATTCTCTTCAAACTCTACCGGTGGGTCCTTTCCTGGGCCGAGCATCCCGCGGGATCGTGGGCTCTTTTTCTGATCGCCGTCGCCGAATCCAGTTTCTTCCCCATTCCGCCGGACGTGCTTCAGATCGCTCTCGGGCTCAGCAAACCGCGGCGCTCGTTCATCTACGCCTCGATCAGTTCCGCCGGCTCGGTGCTCGGCGGAATCGCAGGCTATTTCATCGGGTATTTCCTTTTCGAAACGGTGGGAAGGCGGATCATCGATTTCTACCACCTCCAGGCCACCTTTGAACAGGTCGGCGGCTACTACCGAGCACAGGCCTTCTGGTGGATTTTCATTGCGGCGTTCACTCCCATTCCTTACAAGGTCTTCACCGTGGCCGCGGGCGTCTATCATGCCTACGTGCCGCTCTGGGTGCTCCTTGCGGCCTCCGCTGTCGGCCGCCCCGCGCGGTTCTTCCTCGTCGGGGCGTTGATTTACAAGTTCGGGCCTCCGATCAAGTCGTTCATCGACAAGTACCTCAACTTGCTCACCATCGTCTTCACGGTCCTCCTCGTCGGCGGTTTTCTTCTGATCAAGTATTTGGCCGGCTGA
- a CDS encoding protein-L-isoaspartate(D-aspartate) O-methyltransferase codes for MKRVSDYPRLRKQMIDKQLVGRGIRDPRVLAAFMRVQRHRFVPEGLQMDAYDDKPLPIGEGQTISQPFIVAAMVEALQLAGKEKVLEIGTGSGYMTAILAELCEKVFSIERIHDHAIRARKRLEELGYTNIAIRAGDGTHGWRTEGPFDAIIVSASSPVVPPPLVEQINRGGKMILPLGDDHEQRLTLVQRIEDGGTGQEDLGGCRFVRLIGEHGWKM; via the coding sequence ATGAAACGCGTTTCGGACTACCCCCGGCTCCGTAAACAGATGATCGACAAGCAGCTCGTCGGCCGGGGCATCCGAGATCCCCGCGTACTCGCCGCCTTCATGCGAGTTCAACGCCACCGTTTCGTTCCGGAGGGCCTCCAGATGGACGCGTACGACGACAAGCCGCTCCCGATCGGGGAAGGCCAGACCATCTCTCAGCCCTTCATCGTGGCCGCGATGGTGGAAGCGCTCCAACTCGCGGGCAAGGAGAAAGTCCTGGAAATCGGCACGGGATCGGGCTACATGACGGCCATCCTCGCCGAACTCTGCGAAAAGGTGTTTTCCATCGAACGGATTCACGATCATGCGATTCGCGCCCGAAAACGGCTGGAGGAACTCGGCTACACGAACATCGCGATCCGGGCCGGCGACGGCACGCATGGGTGGCGAACGGAGGGGCCGTTCGATGCCATCATCGTGTCCGCCTCAAGCCCGGTGGTCCCTCCGCCCCTCGTCGAGCAGATCAATCGAGGCGGGAAAATGATCCTACCCCTCGGCGACGACCACGAACAGAGACTCACGCTCGTGCAACGCATCGAGGACGGCGGGACCGGCCAGGAAGATCTCGGCGGCTGCCGTTTCGTAAGACTGATCGGAGAACACGGATGGAAAATGTGA
- the surE gene encoding 5'/3'-nucleotidase SurE: MKPRVLVTNDDGAEAPGIQLLTRALEEFFDVIVVAPSKEWSTTSHTLTIMKPIEVHEPAPNRFVVEGTPTDCVHLALKQILEPKPDLVISGINRGANMGEDTSYSGTVAAAMEASLCGAKSFAVSCVDWMNPRYEAAAAFAVKFARRLANKKFPPRTFFNVNAPSGTSDEVHRARWTKLGRRVYPLDVRPVAPAAVPSGNSSRFYSIGGVELQFKDLPGTDFHAVRRGFISVTPLHFDLTCHALIPRLKKWDLE, translated from the coding sequence ATGAAGCCTCGCGTTTTGGTGACGAATGACGACGGCGCGGAAGCACCGGGAATTCAACTGCTGACCCGGGCTTTGGAAGAGTTCTTCGACGTCATCGTCGTCGCCCCCTCCAAAGAATGGAGCACGACGAGCCACACGCTCACGATCATGAAACCGATCGAGGTTCATGAACCTGCCCCGAACCGCTTCGTCGTGGAAGGAACACCTACGGACTGCGTCCACCTCGCATTGAAACAGATTCTGGAGCCAAAGCCGGACTTGGTCATCTCCGGTATCAATCGCGGAGCCAATATGGGAGAGGACACCAGCTACTCGGGGACCGTCGCCGCGGCCATGGAAGCCTCCCTTTGCGGCGCCAAGAGCTTCGCCGTCTCTTGCGTCGATTGGATGAATCCACGCTATGAGGCGGCGGCCGCGTTCGCGGTGAAATTCGCCCGGCGGCTGGCCAACAAGAAGTTCCCTCCGCGAACCTTCTTCAATGTCAATGCCCCGAGCGGCACGTCCGATGAGGTTCATCGAGCCCGTTGGACAAAGCTGGGCCGACGTGTGTATCCGCTGGATGTCCGCCCCGTGGCCCCCGCCGCCGTTCCTTCCGGCAACTCCAGCCGGTTTTATTCGATAGGCGGAGTGGAGCTCCAGTTCAAGGATTTGCCGGGCACGGACTTCCACGCCGTCCGGCGCGGCTTCATTTCCGTCACCCCGCTCCATTTCGATCTGACCTGCCACGCACTGATTCCGCGCCTCAAGAAGTGGGACCTGGAATGA
- a CDS encoding molybdopterin molybdotransferase MoeA, giving the protein MTPEKHLIVDYRTAQSLILKRLKPARKTEALELPYCLDRVTPEALVSPAALPLFDSAQVDGFAIRAEDTSTAASDSAVVMKIIDQPGRGRASKKTLRARETVRVWKGCPLPKGANAVVPLENASSPRHNGKVDGSKLQVFRRVNPGDHLMVEGSDLKKGDLMVKEGSFLNPRSIGLAAAVGIEKIRVNALPTVGVLILGEEWADAGEKIRPGKIYNASGPLVITSLLELGIEPIYLGTCGSSIRTIRKRIAGGLKKSDLLIVLGAPELHKSGELQMLLDSSGELVIRGTRTKPGEGLLFGFLRKKPVFILPGDSAGALADFEVFVRPALLQWLGAKDLFRLPVGALLQESIADARGVAKFIRAFTWVENRAFYTIPSGQSGPAYHHALARANSLIVLEEDVDKKDIGDEVDVLLF; this is encoded by the coding sequence ATGACCCCAGAGAAGCATCTCATCGTCGACTACCGCACGGCGCAGTCGCTCATTCTCAAGCGCCTCAAACCGGCGCGGAAGACCGAGGCCCTCGAATTGCCGTACTGCTTGGACCGGGTCACGCCTGAGGCGCTCGTCTCCCCCGCGGCTCTCCCTTTGTTCGATTCGGCCCAAGTCGACGGCTTTGCCATCCGCGCGGAGGATACCTCCACAGCAGCGTCCGATTCCGCCGTCGTCATGAAAATAATCGACCAGCCGGGCCGGGGTCGCGCTTCGAAGAAAACGCTCCGCGCGCGGGAAACGGTTCGCGTGTGGAAGGGTTGCCCGCTGCCCAAGGGCGCGAATGCGGTGGTCCCACTCGAAAACGCGTCCTCCCCCCGACACAACGGCAAGGTGGACGGCTCCAAGCTCCAGGTCTTCCGTCGAGTCAATCCCGGCGATCATCTGATGGTGGAAGGGTCGGATCTCAAGAAAGGCGACCTCATGGTGAAGGAAGGCAGTTTTCTGAATCCCCGATCGATCGGCCTCGCGGCGGCCGTCGGCATCGAGAAGATCCGCGTCAACGCGCTTCCCACCGTCGGTGTTCTTATCCTCGGTGAAGAGTGGGCCGATGCCGGCGAAAAAATCCGACCGGGGAAAATTTACAACGCCTCGGGCCCCCTGGTCATCACGTCGCTCTTGGAGCTGGGAATTGAGCCGATTTATCTCGGCACGTGCGGTTCGTCCATCCGGACGATTCGCAAGCGGATCGCCGGCGGCCTGAAAAAATCCGATCTTCTCATCGTGCTCGGCGCGCCCGAGCTTCACAAATCCGGTGAGCTGCAGATGCTTCTGGACTCGTCCGGAGAGTTGGTCATTCGCGGGACGCGCACCAAGCCCGGCGAGGGGCTCCTGTTCGGCTTCCTGCGCAAGAAGCCGGTTTTCATTCTTCCCGGCGACTCGGCCGGTGCACTCGCCGATTTCGAAGTCTTCGTGCGGCCCGCCCTCCTCCAGTGGCTGGGAGCCAAAGACCTGTTCCGGCTGCCCGTGGGCGCGCTGCTCCAGGAGTCGATTGCCGATGCCCGTGGCGTGGCGAAGTTCATCCGCGCCTTCACCTGGGTGGAGAACCGAGCTTTCTACACGATCCCCTCCGGCCAATCCGGACCCGCCTACCACCACGCCCTCGCGCGCGCGAATTCCCTGATCGTGCTGGAGGAAGACGTCGACAAGAAGGATATCGGCGACGAAGTCGACGTCCTCCTGTTCTGA
- a CDS encoding SDR family oxidoreductase, translating to MSKIFREDLLKDKVALVSGGGSGIGLAIAKELGSLGARIIICGRKDEKLRKGLKSIQDIGITADSFICDIREVPQVEALVDFALEKAGKIDILVNNAGGQFPSPAIAYSPKGWNAVINTNLNGTWYMTQTVAKKWMVDHGGGKVINIVACMWKGFPALAHTGAARAAVVNLTKSLAVEWAQFKILVNSVAPGIIDSSGLEVYSSELIKDSWRRVPIKRLGTSEEVAWAVAYLASPAGDYYTGATLCIDGGHAHWGDMWPIPDPEPEKK from the coding sequence ATGTCGAAAATCTTTCGAGAAGACTTGCTGAAGGACAAGGTCGCCTTGGTTTCGGGAGGCGGATCGGGGATCGGACTGGCCATTGCCAAAGAACTGGGCAGTTTGGGGGCGAGAATCATCATATGCGGTCGGAAAGACGAGAAGCTGAGAAAAGGGCTCAAATCAATACAAGATATTGGAATAACAGCAGATTCATTCATATGCGACATCCGCGAAGTGCCCCAAGTTGAGGCACTTGTCGATTTTGCACTTGAAAAAGCCGGAAAGATCGATATACTTGTCAACAATGCAGGCGGCCAATTCCCTTCGCCGGCAATCGCATACTCACCGAAGGGTTGGAACGCCGTTATCAACACAAACCTGAACGGCACATGGTACATGACACAAACAGTGGCGAAAAAGTGGATGGTAGACCACGGTGGCGGCAAGGTCATCAATATCGTCGCTTGTATGTGGAAGGGATTTCCAGCACTTGCCCACACCGGAGCCGCCCGGGCCGCCGTTGTAAATCTTACCAAGAGTCTTGCCGTTGAATGGGCCCAGTTCAAGATCCTCGTCAACTCCGTGGCCCCTGGCATCATCGATAGCAGCGGACTCGAAGTGTACTCCAGCGAACTTATCAAAGATTCGTGGCGGCGCGTTCCAATAAAAAGGTTGGGAACGTCCGAAGAGGTTGCCTGGGCGGTGGCGTATCTGGCCTCGCCCGCAGGCGACTACTACACAGGAGCCACCCTGTGCATCGATGGAGGGCACGCCCACTGGGGTGACATGTGGCCGATTCCAGACCCCGAACCCGAAAAGAAATAA
- a CDS encoding alpha/beta hydrolase produces the protein MRAWRVIPATVLTLFLSAEASLAETAISETSGDLIPCVDVFSQRKYDPPGKSFRRVLNVVFHPEKGLKGDLYLPEGAGPHPIVLFIHGGGWVAGSRRMLNAVSFGEHLACRDYAMFDIDYELAPINKSPGLEQDCKCAIRWLKGMSPQLGLDKKKFYVTGGSAGGHLTGMVAVTAKESRFDPACSSFPNEDLAVAGAIPFYGVFDFNLFVDQVATVKGMAEAFLGPNPTREDLARVSPVTYVSADSPPFLLIHGKADLLPHGQSIRMHEALTAAGVSSELLLIEGATHAFDVVFNTEWTKKAVEAMDRTLDKWSGKK, from the coding sequence ATGCGTGCTTGGCGCGTCATCCCCGCGACAGTGCTGACTCTCTTCCTGTCCGCTGAAGCATCTCTCGCGGAAACTGCAATCTCAGAGACATCCGGTGACCTAATCCCCTGCGTGGATGTGTTCTCCCAAAGGAAATACGATCCGCCGGGGAAATCGTTTCGCCGCGTTCTGAATGTCGTCTTCCATCCCGAGAAGGGGTTGAAAGGCGATCTCTACCTTCCGGAGGGCGCGGGACCGCACCCCATCGTTCTCTTCATTCATGGAGGCGGATGGGTCGCGGGGAGCCGTCGGATGCTCAACGCCGTGTCATTCGGGGAACACCTCGCTTGCCGCGACTACGCCATGTTCGACATCGATTACGAACTCGCCCCAATAAACAAGTCGCCGGGACTCGAACAGGACTGCAAATGCGCGATCCGGTGGCTCAAGGGAATGTCCCCCCAGCTCGGGCTGGACAAGAAAAAGTTTTACGTCACCGGCGGAAGCGCGGGCGGACACCTCACGGGAATGGTCGCCGTCACCGCCAAAGAATCCCGCTTCGATCCTGCATGCTCAAGCTTCCCCAATGAGGACCTCGCCGTCGCCGGCGCTATTCCCTTCTACGGAGTGTTCGATTTCAATCTTTTCGTGGATCAAGTCGCCACGGTGAAAGGCATGGCGGAGGCGTTCCTCGGCCCGAATCCTACGCGCGAGGATCTGGCCCGGGTTTCTCCGGTCACCTATGTTTCCGCCGATTCCCCGCCGTTCCTCCTGATTCACGGGAAAGCCGACTTGCTTCCGCACGGGCAATCGATCCGGATGCACGAGGCGCTGACGGCGGCTGGCGTGAGCAGCGAGCTGCTGCTGATCGAAGGGGCGACACACGCCTTCGACGTGGTTTTCAACACGGAGTGGACCAAGAAGGCTGTGGAAGCCATGGATCGCACACTCGATAAATGGAGTGGCAAGAAATGA
- a CDS encoding type II toxin-antitoxin system RelE/ParE family toxin, whose translation MGHRRLRVGDYRIVYRVVGNEVRVLGIMHRSFVLEAIRRRVE comes from the coding sequence ATGGGGCACCGAAGACTCCGAGTTGGAGACTACAGAATAGTGTACCGGGTTGTGGGCAACGAAGTGAGGGTCCTAGGGATCATGCACCGATCTTTCGTCCTCGAAGCGATCCGGCGGCGGGTGGAGTAG
- a CDS encoding VIT1/CCC1 transporter family protein, which translates to MNTAETAIGRDLVLDELFDLTLYTELHKTNEGHLKKILGDLIPIEQGHLALWQKFFKLDLKSLNPMRRLKLRLIVWTCRLFGPTAVHLVLEAIEIYGIRKYLSLWERYKDEPLGETVKEVLRDEFEHEDAIVSQFTERKIDPEKVRSIFLGFNDGLVEITGAVSGFFAAFQHASLVLMASSSVAVAGALSMAAGAFVATSSEKEMKDIEAGKAKFLSGSAHPMGTGARPLGTAVLVGLSYLLGSLVPVLPVLFGSRSVTASLISSAGLIIVVSLLLAFLSGMNLRKRVATNLALIAGAVSITYLIGLAAKRLWGIAV; encoded by the coding sequence GTGAACACCGCTGAAACCGCCATCGGCCGCGATCTCGTTCTCGACGAGCTCTTCGATCTCACCCTTTACACCGAACTCCACAAGACGAACGAGGGCCATCTCAAGAAGATCCTCGGCGACCTGATCCCGATCGAGCAGGGTCATCTCGCCCTCTGGCAGAAGTTTTTCAAGCTCGATCTGAAATCGCTCAATCCGATGCGGCGACTGAAACTGCGCTTGATCGTCTGGACCTGCCGCCTCTTCGGACCGACGGCGGTTCACCTCGTCCTGGAAGCCATCGAAATCTACGGCATCCGGAAATATCTCTCCCTCTGGGAACGCTACAAAGATGAACCGCTGGGAGAAACCGTGAAAGAAGTTCTTCGCGATGAATTCGAGCACGAGGACGCCATCGTCTCTCAATTCACCGAGCGCAAGATCGACCCGGAAAAGGTCCGGAGTATCTTTCTCGGATTCAACGACGGCTTGGTGGAAATCACCGGCGCGGTCAGCGGTTTCTTCGCGGCGTTCCAACACGCGAGTCTCGTGCTGATGGCGAGTTCCAGCGTGGCGGTGGCGGGGGCGCTCTCCATGGCCGCGGGCGCTTTTGTCGCCACCAGCTCCGAGAAGGAAATGAAGGACATCGAAGCGGGCAAAGCGAAGTTTCTCTCCGGTTCGGCGCACCCGATGGGAACCGGCGCGCGTCCGCTCGGAACCGCCGTCCTGGTCGGCCTCAGCTACCTGCTGGGATCACTGGTCCCCGTCCTGCCCGTCCTCTTCGGATCGCGCTCGGTCACGGCCTCTCTCATCAGCTCGGCGGGCTTGATCATTGTGGTATCACTCCTCCTGGCTTTTCTCTCCGGCATGAACCTCAGAAAGCGCGTGGCGACGAATCTCGCCCTCATCGCCGGCGCCGTTTCCATCACCTACCTCATCGGCCTCGCCGCCAAGCGCCTCTGGGGCATCGCGGTCTGA
- a CDS encoding M20/M25/M40 family metallo-hydrolase, translating to MGTPSTDLVEKLDWKAIEQETVQHLQRLIRFESVNPPGNEDEPAHWIEETLRKEGYDPFYVESAPRRGNVIARYSTGGKEKPILLNAHLDVVPASARHWKHPPFSGEIHEGCVWGRGALDMKGMAAMCISLMQILRRHKVQLSRDIIFAASADEEVGGLFGAGFLVDKHPKQIEAEYSLSEVGGFTLYLGQRIFYPIQVAERGICWMKIRTKGDPGHGSMPHDNQAVVKLARVIERLNSTPFPSHQVPVFQQFLKTVASAHGFPLSIAFSLFADPTFGPFLARNLVPKAQRKAMQAGYAHSASVTVLKAGMKTNVIPDEAEAEVDGRVLPGHTIGQFIEEFRAIAKEDLDIEPIITGEGITMPSNTPLFATLADSVRKHHPEGIPVPYMIPGMTDARHFSRLGITTYGFSPMKLPKDFSFNQLFHGHDERIPIEALTFGVRVLSDAILRFAGQD from the coding sequence ATGGGCACGCCCTCAACCGACCTCGTGGAAAAGCTTGACTGGAAAGCGATCGAGCAGGAAACCGTCCAACATCTTCAAAGGCTGATCCGGTTCGAGAGCGTCAATCCGCCGGGGAATGAGGATGAACCGGCGCATTGGATAGAGGAGACTCTCCGCAAAGAGGGCTACGATCCGTTCTACGTTGAATCCGCGCCGCGGCGCGGCAACGTGATCGCGCGATATTCCACCGGCGGCAAGGAAAAGCCCATTCTTCTCAACGCCCATCTGGACGTGGTTCCCGCTTCGGCGCGCCACTGGAAGCATCCTCCCTTCTCCGGCGAAATCCACGAGGGCTGCGTGTGGGGTCGCGGCGCCCTCGACATGAAAGGCATGGCCGCGATGTGCATCTCGCTCATGCAAATTCTGCGGCGCCACAAAGTCCAGCTCTCCCGCGACATCATTTTCGCCGCCAGCGCTGATGAAGAAGTCGGTGGACTCTTCGGCGCCGGATTTCTCGTCGACAAACACCCGAAACAAATCGAAGCCGAATACTCTCTCAGCGAAGTGGGCGGATTCACTCTTTACCTCGGCCAGCGCATCTTCTACCCGATCCAGGTGGCTGAGCGTGGCATCTGTTGGATGAAGATCCGCACAAAGGGCGATCCCGGCCACGGTTCGATGCCGCATGACAATCAGGCCGTGGTGAAACTCGCCCGCGTTATTGAACGGCTCAACTCCACGCCGTTCCCGTCACACCAAGTTCCCGTCTTTCAGCAATTCCTCAAGACCGTGGCCTCAGCGCATGGATTCCCGCTCTCGATCGCCTTCAGCCTCTTCGCCGATCCGACGTTCGGACCCTTTCTCGCAAGGAATCTCGTCCCGAAGGCCCAGCGCAAAGCCATGCAGGCCGGTTACGCCCACAGCGCATCCGTGACGGTGCTGAAAGCCGGAATGAAAACAAACGTCATCCCCGATGAAGCCGAAGCCGAGGTGGATGGGCGCGTGCTCCCGGGCCACACCATCGGCCAATTCATTGAAGAGTTCCGGGCCATCGCGAAGGAAGACCTCGACATCGAGCCGATCATCACTGGCGAAGGGATCACGATGCCCTCGAACACACCGCTCTTCGCCACGCTTGCCGATTCGGTGCGGAAACATCATCCCGAGGGGATCCCCGTGCCCTACATGATTCCCGGCATGACGGACGCGCGGCACTTCTCCCGTCTCGGCATAACGACCTACGGATTTTCCCCGATGAAGCTCCCGAAGGATTTTTCGTTCAATCAACTCTTCCACGGGCACGACGAACGAATTCCCATCGAAGCACTCACGTTCGGCGTGCGCGTCCTCTCGGATGCCATCCTGCGTTTCGCCGGGCAGGATTGA